Proteins from one Sphaeramia orbicularis chromosome 17, fSphaOr1.1, whole genome shotgun sequence genomic window:
- the LOC115437370 gene encoding oxysterol-binding protein-related protein 1-like: MEEGTFEDQLLLHAKEGSCSHIQRLFQLRNNQSISLNINCRSRWKPNSGWTSLHLASYLGYRDVVEELLKAGADVNLQDNMGDTPLHKAACTGRKEIVLLLLRYDACVNIINGTAQIPKDVTEDDEIITMLEGMK, translated from the exons ATGGAAGAAGGTACATTTGAGGACCAGCTTCTCCTCCATGCCAAAGAGGGCAGTTGCTCACATATCCAGAGGCTCTTCCAGTTAAGAAACAACCAAAGCATCTCTCTAAACATCAACTGCAGGT CTAGGTGGAAGCCCAATTCAGGATGGACGTCTCTCCATCTGGCCAGCTACTTGGGATACAGGGATGTTGTGGAGGAACTGCTCAAG GCAGGTGCTGATGTGAATTTGCAAGATAATATGGGCGACACACCTTTACACAAAGCAGCCTGTACTGGAagaaag GAGATTGTTCTGTTACTGCTGCGGTATGATGCTTGTGTCAACATAATCAATGGAACAGCCCAAATCCCCAAAGATGTCACAGAGGATGATGAAATCATAACAATGCTGGAGGGTATGAAAtga